The Malus sylvestris chromosome 12, drMalSylv7.2, whole genome shotgun sequence genome contains a region encoding:
- the LOC126592782 gene encoding uncharacterized protein LOC126592782, giving the protein MARNEEKAQSMLNRFITLKAEEKKKPKERRPYLASECRDLAEASRWRQQIMGEIGRKVAEIQNEALGEHRTRDLNDEINKLIREKVHWERRIVELGGPNYAKNAPKMTDLDGNIVDVPNPSGRGPGYRYFGAAKKLPGVRELFEKPPELRKRRTRYDIYKRIDASYYGYRDDEDGILEKLEVEAEEKMRAEAVAEWKRMEEIRREARRAVKSGEVVSAAKVKEVLFEEEEEVVEEERQRERELKERSEQEREFVVHVPLPDDKEIEKMVLEKKKRELLSKYTSDELMEEQTEAKDMLNIKR; this is encoded by the coding sequence ATGGCTCGTAACGAAGAGAAAGCGCAGTCGATGCTCAATCGATTCATTACCCTCAAAgccgaagagaagaagaagccaaAAGAGCGACGCCCATACCTCGCCTCCGAGTGCCGCGATCTCGCCGAGGCCTCCAGATGGCGGCAGCAAATCATGGGGGAGATCGGCCGGAAAGTTGCCGAGATCCAGAACGAAGCCCTCGGGGAGCACCGGACCCGCGACCTCAACGACGAGATCAACAAGCTAATTCGAGAGAAGGTCCATTGGGAACGGCGGATTGTGGAGCTCGGAGGCCCAAATTATGCCAAAAACGCCCCTAAGATGACCGACCTCGACGGCAATATTGTCGATGTTCCAAACCCCAGCGGCCGCGGCCCCGGGTATCGGTACTTTGGAGCGGCGAAGAAGCTTCCCGGAGTCAGGGAGCTTTTCGAGAAGCCTCCGGAGCTGAGAAAGCGGAGGACGAGGTATGATATATACAAGAGGATTGATGCTAGTTATTATGGGTATAGGGACGATGAGGATGGGATTTTGGAGAAGCTTGAGGTAGAGGCGGAGGAGAAGATGAGGGCGGAGGCGGTGGCGGAGTGGAAGAGGATGGAGGAGATAAGGCGTGAGGCGAGGAGGGCGGTGAAGAGCGGGGAGGTGGTGTCGGCTGCAAAGGTGAAGGAGGTTTTGtttgaggaggaagaggaggtggtggaggaggagaggcagagggagagagaattGAAAGAGAGGAGTGAGCAGGAGAGGGAGTTTGTGGTGCACGTGCCGCTGCCGGATGATAAGGAGATTGAGAAGATGGtgctggagaagaagaagagggagctGCTGAGTAAGTACACCAGTGATGAATTGATGGAGGAGCAGACCGAGGCTAAAGATATGCTTAACATTAAGCGCTAG
- the LOC126592783 gene encoding protein SRC2-like: MDCRPLEVIIDSANGLKDVNLFSKMDVYALVSVAGDPRNRKQKTKTPVVKDGGTNPQWNSYPIKFTVDEAALLHNRLTLNIKLVSERTLGDTKIGKVKIPLKELLDSMGGGDAQKKQIKHVSYSVRSSSGKPKGTINFGYKFGDKFSVPEPHKRSHEPVMAYPVGHPGSSSGYPPTQAYPYPPPGAYPPPPHQQPSYGYAPPPQAGYGYPPQPGYGYPPQQVVRPQKPKRGGGNMALGVGAGLLGGLLIGDMISDVGEMGAYDGGFGDFGGGFDF; this comes from the coding sequence ATGGATTGCAGGCCTCTGGAGGTAATCATCGACTCGGCCAATGGCCTCAAGGACGTCAACCTCTTCTCCAAGATGGACGTCTACGCCCTCGTTTCGGTCGCCGGCGACCCCCGCAACAGGAAGCAGAAGACCAAGACCCCCGTCGTCAAGGACGGCGGCACCAACCCCCAATGGAACAGCTACCCCATCAAGTTCACCGTCGACGAAGCCGCCCTCCTCCACAACCGCCTCACCCTCAACATCAAGCTCGTCTCCGAGCGCACTTTGGGAGACACCAAGATCGGCAAGGTCAAGATTCCGCTCAAGGAGCTGCTCGACAGCATGGGCGGCGGCGATGCTCAGAAGAAGCAGATCAAGCACGTCAGCTACAGCGTCCGATCGTCGAGCGGAAAGCCCAAGGGGACCATCAATTTCGGGTACAAATTTGGGGACAAGTTTTCGGTTCCAGAGCCCCacaagagatcccatgagcCCGTGATGGCTTACCCTGTCGGACACCCCGGGTCAAGCTCCGGGTACCCACCTACCCAAGCTTACCCATACCCGCCACCCGGTGCGTACCCACCACCGCCTCATCAGCAACCGAGTTACGGGTACGCGCCACCGCCACAGGCCGGGTACGGATACCCGCCTCAGCCCGGGTATGGGTACCCGCCGCAGCAAGTTGTGCGGCCGCAGAAGCCTAAGAGGGGAGGAGGAAACATGGCGCTGGGTGTAGGAGCTGGGTTGCTGGGTGGATTGTTGATTGGGGATATGATTAGTGATGTGGGTGAGATGGGTGCTTACGATGGCGGGTTCGGTGACTTTGGTGGAGGCTTTGATTTctag
- the LOC126593285 gene encoding PWWP domain-containing protein 1-like, whose amino-acid sequence MNSDFGLDGKSDATGEAEEARARVSEGGVGEDGARVSPMELDSGSETGGRSEEDRARVSTESEVGNVDKVMESKGSGIQVDRTRVEVSFNDDEDDVFDISRVEIDDDSDKFEAHSGEHPSLLSEFDEFVANEKSGMALGTTRALSYGFEVGDMVWGKVKSHPWWPGHIFNEALATSQVRRTRREGYVLVAFFGDNSYGWFDPAELIPFDPHYAEKSRQTSHRGFLKAVEEAVDEANRRCGVGLACKCRNAYNFRSTSVQGYFVVDVPDYEPGAVYSENQIRKARDSFKPIEILSFVKQLALSPLGDDQKSLSFNKSKATAFSFRKSVFEEYDETYAQAFGAHPGRPSRTLAPAPTRAALSGPLVIAEVLGGRKTATKPMKVKDHSKRDKYLFKRRDEPGNSKIHQTSQGQASSSAPSAVLEGPIALADDNYMLQKRVPDVSGKEAVIIDQAPNSSLTTRDVTVDAKPSLAKGRGDLQEVKEGDGDVGPTTTGYVDLLGEGTKQRTVDGTSQPLKQEGEGVFEVKYEESEKLSGSFENLQQPSNSLKKEEGGYERGVGDPLPIEAKSLGGKKAAGGVKKLKVLKRPAEDLDTKDSMMGDKKKKKKKKQLSAEASVRNQQKPLTSGKVLPSGSKEAGNANHVGLAPREDTPVEHKKDVTSSSNLSESVGKLPIHVLENVQLELSQLVSDLKALALDPFHGIETNSPTIVRQFFLHFRSLVYQKSLVLSPPSETEPVEGRSSKSSSGVKASDISPTEQVRDLSSSKPAKPMFRSDDPTIAGRKRAPSDRQGDIAAKRNKKITDIRTLAAEKKAIQRPPIDSKRVEAKESATPVMRKSLKPGFAKKADLASKAVEPTMLVLKFPPKISLPSPAELKAKFARFGPMDQSGLRVFWKSSTCRVVFLYKSDAHAAFKFATANSSLFGNFSVRCQIREVGGPEVPEFDKGDNPRDTPRAKDPLVGQSPALASALRQQQRQAQQSAVQLKSILKKSSGEESAGGQVTGGNGNSKGTARVKFMLGREETSRTTTSDQFMMPGNRNNNFNKNNNSASFADVDGAPSSTSSIAMDFNTSRNFQKVNPPPTFSSPLPPLLPNPPGPPPQYANPPPHSNFPQHSEMAPPRNTSHNLNAPPTAFPSTPTSTVDISQQMLSLLISCSDVVSNVQGLLGYLPYHPL is encoded by the exons ATGAACAGCGATTTCGGATTGGACGGGAAATCGGATGCCACTGGAGAGGCCGAGGAAGCTAGAGCTAGGGTTTCCGAAGGCGGCGTCGGTGAAGATGGAGCTAGGGTTTCGCCAATGGAGCTCGATTCGGGGAGTGAGACTGGCGGAAGATCTGAGGAGGATAGGGCTAGGGTTAGTACGGAGAGTGAAGTTGGAAACGTAGATAAAGTGATGGAATCGAAGGGTTCTGGAATTCAGGTCGACAGAACTAGGGTGGAGGTTTCATTCAacgatgatgaagatgatgttttCGACATTTCGCGGGTCGAAATTGATGACGATTCGGATAAATTTGAGGCTCACAGTGGTGAGCACCCGTCTTTGTTATCTGAGTTTGATGAGTTCGTGGCTAATGAGAAGAGTGGGATGGCGCTCGGAACCACGAGGGCGCTCAGCTACGGGTTCGAAGTGGGTGATATGGTGTGGGGGAAGGTAAAATCTCATCCGTGGTGGCCGGGGCACATATTTAACGAGGCGTTAGCAACGTCTCAGGTGCGGCGGACACGGAGGGAAGGTTATGTTTTGGTTGCCTTCTTTGGTGATAATAGTTACGGGTGGTTCGACCCGGCTGAACTCATACCATTTGATCCCCATTATGCTGAGAAATCTCGGCAGACAAGTCACAGGGGTTTTCTGAAGGCTGTGGAGGAGGCTGTTGATGAGGCGAATCGTAGGTGTGGAGTTGGTCTGGCTTGTAAATGTAGGAATGCCTATAATTTTCGGAGCACAAGTGTGCAAGGGTACTTTGTTGTTGATGTGCCGGATTATGAGCCAGGAGCAGTGTATTCGGAGAATCAGATTAGGAAGGCGAGGGATAGTTTTAAGCCGATTGAGATCCTGTCTTTTGTAAAGCAGTTGGCTTTGTCACCACTCGGTGATGATCAGAAGAGCCTCAGCTTTAATAAGAGCAAGGCTACTGCTTTTTCGTTTCGCAAGTCTGTTTTTGAAGAGTATGATGAGACGTACGCTCAGGCATTTGGTGCGCATCCAGGACGCCCTTCTCGTACTCTAGCCCCAGCTCCAACACGAG CTGCTTTGAGTGGTCCCTTGGTGATTGCTGAAGTTCTGGGTGGGCGGAAGACTGCCACAAAACCGATGAAAGTCAAGGACCATTCAAAGAGAGACAAATACCTATTTAAGCGGAGAGATGAACCTGGGAACTCAAAAATCCACCAAACTAGCCAGGGCCAAGCTAGTTCCTCAGCCCCATCTGCTGTCTTGGAGGGACCAATAGCGTTAGCAGATGATAATTATATGTTACAAAAGAGGGTTCCAGATGTATCTGGAAAAGAAGCTGTAATCATTGATCAGGCACCAAATAGCTCTCTCACCACCCGAGATGTTACTGTTGATGCAAAGCCATCTCTTGCAAAGGGAAGGGGGGATCTGCAGGAAGTAAAAGAGGGAGATGGTGATGTAGGTCCTACAACTACAGGATATGTTGATTTATTGGGGGAGGGGACCAAGCAACGTACAGTAGATGGTACATCACAACCGTTAAAGCAGGAAGGTGAGGGTGTGTTTGAGGTTAAATACGAAGAGAGTGAAAAATTGTCTGGATCATTTGAAAATCTTCAACAACCTTCGAATTCTTTGAAAAAAGAGGAAGGAGGCTATGAACGTGGTGTTGGAGATCCTTTGCCAATTGAGGCAAAGAGTTTAGGTGGGAAGAAAGCTGCTGGTGGAGTGAAAAAACTGAAGGTTCTTAAACGGCCTGCAGAGGACTTGGACACCAAGGACTCTATGATGGGggataaaaagaagaagaaaaagaagaaacagtTAAGTGCAGAAGCAAGCGTTAGAAATCAGCAGAAGCCTTTGACTTCTGGAAAGGTACTGCCCTCAGGGAGTAAAGAAGCAGGAAATGCCAACCATGTAGGTTTGGCTCCAAGAGAGGATACCCCAGTTGAACATAAGAAAGATGTCACTTCCAGTAGTAACTTGTCTGAATCTGTTGGAAAATTGCCAATTCATGTCTTGGAAAATGTGCAGCTTGAACTATCACAACTGGTAAGTGATTTGAAGGCCCTTGCCCTTGATCCTTTTCACGGTATTGAGACAAACAGCCCTACAATTGTTCGGCAGTTCTTTCTGCACTTCCGGTCCCTTGTCTACCAGAAAAGTTTGGTTCTGTCACCACCCTCAGAGACTGAACCTGTTGAAGGCCGCTCCTCTAAATCTTCATCTGGTGTCAAAGCCTCTGATATATCTCCTACTGAGCAAGTTAGAGATTTATCGTCCTCAAAGCCAGCAAAACCCATGTTCAGATCCGATGATCCTACCATTGCTGGGCGGAAACGTGCTCCATCTGACCGTCAAGGAGATATTGCAGCTAAGAGGAACAAGAAAATTACTGATATAAGAACATTGGCTGCAGAAAAAAAGGCCATTCAGAGACCTCCTATAGACTCCAAGCGTGTAGAGGCAAAGGAATCAGCAACACCGGTTATGCGGAAGTCACTCAAGCCAGGTTTTGCAAAGAAAGCGGACCTTGCATCAAAGGCAGTTGAGCCCACAATGCTGGTGTTGAAGTTCCCTCCCAAAATCTCTCTCCCATCACCTGCAGAACTGAAGGCAAAGTTTGCTCGATTTGGGCCTATGGATCAGTCTGGTCTCCGTGTCTTTTGGAAGTCCTCGACATGCCGGGTTGTCTTTCTGTACAAATCTGATGCACATGCAGCATTTAAGTTTGCTACCGCAAACAGCTCCCTTTTCGGCAACTTCAGTGTGAGGTGTCAAATTCGAGAAGTGGGCGGTCCTGAAGTTCCAGAGTTCGACAAGGGTGACAATCCCAGGGACACCCCACGGGCTAAGGATCCATTGGTTGGGCAATCACCAGCATTGGCATCGGCACTCAGACAGCAGCAGCGGCAGGCTCAACAGAGTGCAGTGCAGCTGAAGTCGATTCTGAAGAAGTCGTCGGGCGAGGAGTCGGCAGGAGGGCAGGTAACCGGTGGGAATGGAAATAGTAAAGGGACTGCACGTGTAAAATTCATGTTGGGTAGGGAAGAAACTAGTAGGACTACTACTTCTGATCAATTCATGATGCCTGGTAATAGAAATAACAACTTCAACAAGAACAACAACAGCGCTAGTTTTGCGGACGTCGACGGTGCACCGTCTTCTACTTCTTCCATTGCTATGGATTTTAATACCTCTAGGAACTTTCAAAAGGTCAATCCTCCTCCAACTTTTTCATCACCATTGCCTCCTCTCCTCCCAAATCCTCCTGGTCCACCTCCGCAATATGCAAACCCCCCACCTCATAGTAATTTTCCGCAGCATTCCGAAATGGCACCACCCAGAAATACTAGTCACAATCTTAACGCACCACCCACCGCATTTCCAAGCACACCCACCAGCACCGTCGATATTTCGCAGCAGATGCTTAGCTTGTTGATAAGTTGCAGCGACGTTGTATCCAACGTGCAGGGCTTGCTTGGCTATTTGCCGTACCATCCTCTTTGA
- the LOC126593948 gene encoding acyl-CoA-binding domain-containing protein 4-like yields the protein MAMARASSGLQYPERFYAAASYAGFDGSPRSTSKAVRAKFSSESALILYALYQQATVGPCNIPEPSAWNAVEKSKWSSWKKISDMASTEAMRLFVKILEEEDPGWYSRASNFVSEAVVDVQMNQYSSIQPVVENGNSFPETKTISTENGSVVEAQDKDVVSEGFGSVVVYDQWIEPPMSGHRPKSRYEHGAAVIQDKMYIYGGNHNGRYLNDLHVLDLRSWSWSKIDAKSVAESAEAPSPVTVTPCAGHSLIPWDNKLISIAGHTKNPTDSIQVKAFDLQTCSWSFLKTYGKPPASRGGQSVSLVGGSFVIFGGQDAKRSLLNDLHILDLETMTWDEIDAVGVPPSPRSDHTAAVHADRYLLIFGGGSHATCYNDLHVLDLQSMEWSRPTQQGEIPTPRAGHAGVTVGENWFIVGGGDNKSGASETVVLNMSTLVWSVVTTVEGRIPVASEGLSLAIGSYNGEDVLVSFGGYNGCYNNEVNVLKPSHKSTLQSKMMETPVPDSVSAVLNQSATRDVESETGQEGKIREIVMDNVDADPMKSRGKVTNEHLIATLKAEKEELESSLSKEKVQTLQLKEDLAELETRNTDLYKELQSVRGQLGSEQSRCFKLEVELAELRQKLQTMETLQKELELLQRQKAASEQAALNAKRQGSGGVWGWLAGTPANEKADDA from the exons ATGGCTATGGCTCGGGCGAGCTCGGGGCTCCAGTACCCCGAGCGGTTTTACGCGGCGGCCTCCTACGCCGGCTTCGACGGATCTCCTCGCTCCACCTCCAAAGCCGTTCGCGCCAAGTTCAGCTCCGAGTCCGCACTCATACTCTACGCCTTGTACCAGCAG GCTACCGTAGGGCCTTGTAACATACCGGAACCTAGCGCTTGGAATGCTGTTGAGAAAAGCAAATGGAGCAG CTGGAAGAAGATTTCGGACATGGCTTCCACTGAAGCAATGCgtctttttgtgaaaatattagAG GAGGAAGATCCAGGTTGGTATTCAAGAGCATCAAACTTTGTTTCAGAGGCTGTGGTAGATGTACAAATGAAC CAATATTCAAGTATTCAGCCAGTTGTTGAGAATGGTAACTCTTTTCCCGAGACCAAGACAATCTCCACTGAAAACGGGAGCGTAGTGGAAGCTCAGGATAAAGATGTTGTCTCCGAAGGCTTTGGATCAGTTGTTGTCTATGATCAATGGATTGAACCTCCAATGTCTGGCCATCGTCCAAAATCCCGATATGAG CATGGAGCGGCGGTTATTCAAGACAAGATGTACATCTATGGTGGAAACCACAATGGTCGTTACCTAAATGATCTCCAT GTCTTGGACTTGAGGAGTTGGAGTTGGTCAAAGATTGACGCCAAATCTGTGGCTGAGTCAGCTGAGGCACCCTCACCAGTAACAGTAACCCCATGCGCGGGTCATTCGTTG ATACCTTGGGATaataaacttatttcaattgctgGACATACAAAGAATCCTACTGATTCTATTCAGG TGAAGGCATTCGATCTACAAACTTGCTCATGGTCATTCTTAAAGACTTATGGGAAACCACcg GCATCACGTGGAGGTCAATCCGTGTCTCTTGTTGGAGGCAGCTTTGTGATTTTCGGGGGACAAGATGCAAAGAGATCTCTCTTGAATGACCTGCATATTCTTGACCTAGAAACAATGACGTGGGATGAGATTGATGCTGT AGGGGTGCCTCCTTCTCCGAGGTCTGATCATACTGCTGCTGTCCATGCTGACCGCTATCTTCTTATATTTGGTGGTGGTTCTCATGCCACTTGTTACAATGATCTCCATGTCCTTGATTTGCAAAGT ATGGAGTGGTCAAGACCCACACAACAAGGTGAAATACCAACTCCACGGGCTGGACATGCAGGTGTAACTGTTGGAGAGAATTGGTTCATAGTTGGTGGTGGGGACAACAAGAGTG GTGCTTCAGAAACTGTTGTCCTAAATATGTCCACACTTGTTTGGTCTGTTGTAACTACCGTTGAAGGGCGCATTCCTGTTGCTAGTGAG GGACTAAGTTTGGCCATAGGTTCATATAATGGTGAAGACGTTCTTGTATCATTTGGAGGATACAATGGGTGCTACAACAATGAG GTTAACGTTCTTAAACCAAGCCACAAGTCAACCTTGCAATCGAAGATGATGGAAACTCCTGTTCCGGACAGTGTTTCTGCTGTGCTTAATCAAAGTGCTACCAGAGATGTAGAGTCTGAAACAGGGCAAGAAGGAAAAATTAGGGAAATTGTTATGGACAACGTTGATGCGGATCCCATG AAATCAAGAGGCAAGGTTACCAATGAACATCTTATAGCAACTCTCAAagcagagaaagaagaattagagTCATCACTCAGTAAGGAGAAAGTGCAAACGCTCCAATTAAAGGAAGATTTAGCAGAATTAGAGACTCGTAACACTGACCTGTACAAG GAGCTTCAATCAGTACGTGGTCAACTTGGATCTGAGCAGTCCAGATGTTTCAAACTCGAg GTTGAACTTGCAGAACTACGACAGAAGCTCCAAACAATGGAGACATTGCAGAAAGAACTCGAACTCCTCCAGCGACAAAAGGCTGCATCAGAACAAGCAGCGTTAAATGCTAAAAGGCAGGGCTCAGGTGGCGTCTGGGGCTGGCTCGCGGGAACCCCTGCTAATGAAAAAGCTGATGACGCCTAA